One genomic window of Halorubrum hochsteinianum includes the following:
- a CDS encoding DUF6149 family protein, which yields MKIRQNIRHWAAKKALTTPVVGDVANDKLVDLHTSIFLNKADEQRREERRDHLDSFFDATMDTYVAALEAGFPEAEAREITHVQANFDFFNHGWTEMMEIPGDELETHYRRYEGFFSDHGITIDDPLGEFRPAGGVVEAPETPARLEEPEYENALAGFADDVYVQTDEGETVVGGDTDEPDEVDAAAAPGLDEDEASA from the coding sequence ATGAAAATCCGGCAGAACATCCGTCACTGGGCCGCGAAGAAGGCGTTGACCACGCCGGTCGTCGGCGACGTCGCGAACGACAAGCTCGTCGACCTCCACACGAGCATCTTCCTCAACAAGGCGGACGAGCAGCGCCGCGAGGAGCGCCGCGACCACCTCGACAGCTTCTTCGACGCGACGATGGACACGTACGTCGCCGCGCTGGAGGCCGGGTTCCCGGAGGCCGAGGCCCGCGAGATCACCCACGTCCAGGCGAACTTCGACTTCTTCAACCACGGCTGGACGGAGATGATGGAGATCCCGGGCGACGAGCTGGAGACCCACTACCGCCGGTACGAGGGGTTCTTCTCCGACCACGGGATCACGATCGACGACCCGCTGGGCGAGTTCCGCCCGGCCGGGGGCGTCGTCGAGGCACCCGAGACGCCCGCTCGACTCGAGGAACCCGAGTACGAGAACGCGCTGGCCGGCTTCGCGGACGACGTGTACGTCCAGACCGACGAGGGCGAGACGGTCGTCGGCGGCGACACCGACGAGCCGGACGAGGTCGACGCCGCCGCCGCGCCCGGACTCGACGAGGACGAGGCGAGCGCCTGA
- a CDS encoding phosphoribosylanthranilate isomerase, producing MARVKICGITNEADLRAAVEAGADAVGVITETPVDSPREVDPATAAELLADVPAFVTATLVTMPESAERAVELARTVAPDAIQLHGEWTVDELRYVRAETERKVLLTVDADDPARAEEFDGAVDALVVDSTDDSGAGGTGETHDWRATGELAARLTTPVVLAGGLTADTVAEAVRVADPFAVDVASGVEIEGGRKDHNAVARFVANAGREMELA from the coding sequence ATGGCGCGGGTGAAGATCTGCGGGATAACCAACGAGGCAGACCTCCGCGCCGCGGTCGAGGCCGGGGCGGACGCGGTCGGCGTGATAACGGAGACCCCGGTCGACTCGCCGCGCGAGGTCGACCCGGCGACGGCCGCCGAGCTGCTCGCCGACGTCCCGGCGTTCGTCACGGCGACGCTCGTGACGATGCCCGAATCGGCCGAGCGCGCGGTCGAGCTGGCCCGGACGGTCGCGCCGGACGCGATCCAGCTCCACGGCGAGTGGACCGTCGACGAACTGCGGTACGTCCGCGCCGAGACGGAGCGAAAGGTGCTGCTCACGGTCGACGCCGACGACCCGGCCCGCGCGGAGGAGTTCGACGGCGCGGTCGACGCGCTGGTGGTCGACTCCACCGACGACTCGGGCGCGGGCGGCACGGGCGAGACGCACGACTGGCGCGCGACCGGCGAGCTCGCCGCCCGGCTCACCACGCCCGTCGTGCTGGCGGGCGGCCTCACGGCCGACACGGTCGCGGAGGCGGTGCGCGTCGCCGACCCCTTCGCGGTCGACGTCGCCTCGGGCGTCGAGATAGAGGGGGGTCGGAAGGACCACAACGCGGTGGCCCGCTTCGTCGCCAACGCGGGCCGGGAGATGGAGCTGGCATGA
- the trpE gene encoding anthranilate synthase component I, whose translation MSDPDADPDGSAPSLDRSKAEFVDLAADAEKPVVVRASVSIDADVTPLAAYATLVGDGPYGFLLESGEKVASSDPDGAFTSGGKADRHARYSFVGYDPEAVVSVHPDRTEVTELGPAAEFVGDPDAGDDAASAPGLGPDAGDAVDRIRAAFPDVSLRGFPDTDRQILSGGFVGFLAYEAVYDIWLEEVGVDRPETEFPDAEFALTTRTVVFDEKEDSAELVFTPVIGVDDDPAAVYDDLVDEAERVATELREAASPDPDGVRVREETADPREEYEEAVRTAKRHVLDGEIYQGVISRSRELRGEADPLGLYAALRDVNPSPYMYVLRHDDRTVVGASPETLVSVKGDRIVSNPIAGTCPRGTSPVEDRRLAGEMLADGKERAEHTMLVDLARNDVRRVSEPGSVRVEEFMNVLKYSHVQHIESTVTGTLAGDADAFDATRATFPAGTLTGAPKVRAMEIIDDLETAPREAYGGGVGYYAWTGDADFAIVIRTATLDESGEESVVGVRAGAGLVADSDPAAEYEETEQKMDGVLTAIDRIREDAGDTASDTTDGDAADPLATGPEGER comes from the coding sequence ATGAGCGACCCCGACGCGGATCCCGACGGTTCCGCCCCCTCGCTGGACCGCTCGAAGGCCGAGTTCGTCGACCTCGCCGCGGACGCCGAGAAGCCGGTCGTGGTCCGCGCCTCGGTCTCGATCGACGCCGACGTGACGCCGCTCGCGGCGTACGCGACCCTCGTCGGCGACGGCCCGTACGGGTTCCTCTTGGAGTCCGGCGAGAAGGTCGCCTCCAGCGACCCCGACGGCGCGTTCACTTCCGGCGGGAAAGCGGACCGACACGCCCGCTACTCGTTCGTCGGCTACGACCCGGAGGCGGTCGTCTCGGTCCACCCGGACCGCACGGAGGTGACGGAACTCGGTCCGGCCGCCGAGTTCGTCGGCGACCCGGACGCCGGGGACGACGCGGCGTCGGCACCGGGCCTCGGTCCCGACGCCGGCGACGCGGTCGACCGGATCCGGGCCGCCTTCCCGGACGTGAGCCTGCGCGGGTTCCCCGACACCGACCGCCAGATCCTCTCGGGCGGCTTCGTCGGGTTCCTCGCGTACGAGGCCGTCTACGACATCTGGCTGGAGGAGGTGGGCGTCGACCGCCCGGAGACCGAGTTCCCGGACGCGGAGTTCGCCCTGACCACCCGGACCGTCGTCTTCGACGAGAAGGAGGACAGCGCCGAACTCGTGTTCACGCCGGTGATCGGCGTCGACGACGACCCGGCGGCGGTGTACGACGACCTAGTCGACGAGGCCGAGCGCGTCGCGACCGAACTGCGCGAGGCCGCGTCACCGGACCCGGACGGCGTCCGGGTGCGCGAGGAGACCGCGGACCCCCGCGAGGAGTACGAGGAGGCCGTCCGGACCGCGAAGCGGCACGTCCTCGACGGCGAGATCTATCAGGGCGTGATCTCGCGGAGCCGCGAACTGCGCGGCGAGGCGGACCCGCTCGGGCTGTACGCGGCGCTCCGCGACGTGAACCCCTCGCCGTACATGTACGTCCTGCGCCACGACGACCGGACCGTCGTCGGTGCCAGCCCGGAGACGCTCGTGTCGGTGAAGGGCGACCGGATCGTCTCGAACCCCATCGCGGGGACCTGTCCGCGCGGGACGAGCCCCGTCGAGGACCGCCGGCTCGCGGGCGAGATGCTCGCCGACGGCAAGGAGCGCGCCGAGCACACGATGCTCGTCGACCTCGCGCGCAACGACGTGCGGCGGGTCTCCGAGCCGGGGTCGGTCCGCGTCGAGGAGTTCATGAACGTCCTGAAATACAGCCACGTCCAGCACATCGAGTCGACCGTCACGGGGACGCTCGCGGGCGACGCCGACGCGTTCGACGCGACGCGCGCGACGTTCCCCGCGGGGACGCTCACCGGCGCGCCGAAGGTGCGGGCGATGGAGATCATCGACGACCTCGAAACCGCCCCGCGGGAGGCGTACGGCGGCGGCGTCGGCTACTACGCGTGGACCGGCGACGCCGACTTCGCGATCGTGATCCGGACCGCGACGCTCGACGAGTCGGGCGAGGAGTCGGTCGTCGGCGTGCGGGCCGGTGCCGGGCTCGTCGCCGACTCCGACCCGGCCGCCGAGTACGAGGAGACCGAACAGAAGATGGACGGCGTGTTGACCGCGATCGACCGGATCCGCGAGGACGCGGGCGACACCGCCAGCGACACCACCGACGGCGACGCGGCCGACCCGCTCGCCACCGGCCCGGAGGGCGAGCGATGA
- a CDS encoding AI-2E family transporter, which translates to MNRGQSFLLLLMGVVALLTLFVILPFAEYVIASAILAFVLYPFHRRLTRRLRRRVSERFGEMLSALTLILSSIVAVILPFAYISWVFVRDLTAIAAGDTAIDVAAIEAEIAALTGQNPEIGDILQTIGQQLVQTLFGGFSGVLTTAIRASVGLSLALFLVYYTLIDGPAFVKWIRATSPLPSAVTADLVDRVNVMTRGVVIGHIVVALLQALVAGLGLWVAGIPNVVFWTFVMAVLALLPLIGAFFVWGPAAAYLVVVDQVTAGVFLAVYGVAVIAMVDNYARPLVIDQQAHLNPAIILLGVFGGIYSVGFTGLFVGPIVIGVLAATLETFREDYDAI; encoded by the coding sequence ATGAACCGCGGGCAATCGTTCCTCCTGCTCCTCATGGGCGTGGTCGCGCTCCTGACCCTCTTCGTCATCCTTCCGTTCGCCGAGTACGTCATCGCCTCGGCGATACTCGCGTTCGTCCTCTACCCGTTCCACCGGCGGCTCACCCGCCGGCTCCGACGCCGCGTCTCGGAGCGGTTCGGCGAGATGCTCTCGGCGCTGACCCTCATCCTCTCGTCCATCGTCGCCGTCATCCTCCCGTTCGCGTACATCTCGTGGGTGTTCGTCCGCGACCTCACGGCCATCGCCGCCGGCGACACCGCCATCGACGTGGCGGCGATCGAAGCGGAGATCGCCGCGCTGACGGGACAGAACCCGGAGATCGGCGACATCCTCCAGACGATCGGACAGCAGCTCGTCCAGACGCTGTTCGGCGGCTTCAGCGGCGTCCTCACGACGGCGATCCGCGCCTCGGTCGGACTGTCGCTCGCGCTCTTTTTGGTGTACTACACGCTCATCGACGGCCCGGCGTTCGTCAAGTGGATCCGCGCGACGAGCCCGCTGCCGTCGGCGGTCACCGCCGACCTCGTCGACCGCGTCAACGTGATGACCCGGGGCGTCGTCATCGGACACATCGTCGTCGCGCTGCTTCAGGCGCTGGTCGCCGGGCTCGGCCTGTGGGTCGCCGGGATCCCGAACGTGGTGTTCTGGACGTTCGTGATGGCCGTGCTGGCGCTGCTCCCGCTCATCGGTGCGTTCTTCGTCTGGGGACCGGCGGCCGCGTACCTCGTGGTCGTCGACCAGGTGACGGCCGGCGTGTTCCTCGCGGTGTACGGCGTCGCGGTGATCGCGATGGTCGACAACTACGCCCGCCCGCTCGTCATCGACCAGCAGGCGCATCTCAACCCCGCGATCATCCTGCTCGGCGTGTTCGGGGGCATCTACTCGGTCGGGTTCACCGGGCTGTTCGTCGGTCCCATCGTGATCGGCGTCCTCGCCGCGACGCTGGAGACGTTCCGCGAGGACTACGACGCGATCTAA
- a CDS encoding class I SAM-dependent methyltransferase, with protein MYGLGDVGFFDHAAPLYDLAMPPADGAALAAGLDHATRPIERLLDVGGGSGRAAAALTGPEITVVDASVEMLSRGRRARGLAGLAADAGRLPFRDASADAVTVVDAFHHLPDHDAALAEAARVLAPGGALVVREFDPDHPLGRLLVAGEHAIGMDSRFLTPDDLAAAMDDVDLDPRIVDRGFGYTVVGVRR; from the coding sequence ATGTACGGACTCGGCGACGTGGGGTTCTTCGACCACGCGGCCCCGCTGTACGACCTCGCGATGCCGCCCGCGGACGGCGCGGCGCTGGCCGCCGGCCTCGATCACGCGACGCGCCCGATAGAACGCCTGCTCGACGTCGGCGGGGGATCGGGGCGCGCGGCGGCCGCGCTGACCGGCCCGGAGATCACGGTCGTCGACGCGTCGGTCGAGATGCTCTCGCGCGGCCGCCGCGCCCGCGGCCTTGCGGGGCTCGCCGCCGACGCGGGGCGACTGCCGTTCCGGGACGCGAGCGCCGACGCGGTGACGGTCGTCGACGCGTTCCACCACCTCCCGGACCACGACGCCGCGCTCGCGGAGGCGGCCCGCGTCCTCGCGCCCGGCGGCGCGCTCGTCGTCCGCGAGTTCGATCCGGACCACCCGCTGGGGCGGCTCCTCGTCGCCGGCGAACACGCCATCGGCATGGACTCGCGGTTCCTGACCCCGGACGACCTCGCCGCCGCGATGGACGACGTCGACCTCGATCCGCGGATCGTCGACCGCGGCTTCGGCTACACGGTCGTCGGCGTTCGGCGCTGA
- the trpG gene encoding anthranilate synthase component II, with protein sequence MRVVVVDNFDSFTYNLVEYVSDQRIDGEPVGVEVFKNTASLDAIEAADPDAVIISPGPGHPKNDRDVGVTMPVLRDLSPRVPTLGVCLGLEAAVHEYGGTVGHAPEPVHGKAFAVDHDGEGVFRGLDQGFRAGRYHSLAATEVPDAFAVSATTDHDGEPIVMGIRHREHPIEAVQFHPESVLTGSGHDLIRNFLTGV encoded by the coding sequence ATGAGGGTCGTCGTCGTCGACAACTTCGACTCGTTCACCTACAACCTCGTGGAGTACGTCTCCGACCAGCGGATCGACGGCGAGCCGGTGGGCGTCGAGGTGTTCAAAAACACCGCGTCGCTCGACGCGATCGAGGCGGCCGACCCCGACGCGGTGATCATCAGCCCGGGACCAGGCCACCCGAAGAACGACCGCGACGTGGGCGTGACGATGCCGGTGCTGCGCGACCTCTCGCCCCGGGTCCCGACGCTCGGCGTCTGTCTCGGGCTGGAGGCCGCGGTCCACGAGTACGGCGGGACCGTCGGCCACGCCCCCGAGCCGGTCCACGGGAAGGCGTTCGCCGTCGACCACGACGGCGAGGGCGTGTTCCGCGGGTTAGATCAGGGGTTCCGCGCCGGCCGCTACCACTCGCTGGCGGCGACCGAGGTCCCCGACGCGTTCGCGGTCTCGGCCACGACCGACCACGACGGCGAGCCGATCGTGATGGGGATCCGCCACCGCGAGCACCCGATCGAGGCAGTCCAGTTCCACCCGGAGAGCGTCCTGACCGGCTCCGGCCACGACCTCATCCGGAACTTCCTCACCGGGGTCTGA
- the trpD gene encoding anthranilate phosphoribosyltransferase yields MNLNDTVERVTDGADLTVEEAREAARLVFEDATEAQIGALLAALRTKGETEAEIAGFAQGMRDAARTIEPDREPLVDTCGTGGDDYDTINVSTTAAIVAAGAGVPIAKHGNYSVSSSSGSADVLEVAGADVEAEPPAVEAAIESDGIGFMLAPVFHPAMKAVIGPRKELGIRTIFNVLGPLTNPAGADAQVLGVYDPDLVPVIARSLAHMPVERALVVHGAGMDEIGIHDDTVAAEVDGEEVTEFTIAPEDLGLDRAPIEAVAGGTPEENADDLRGIVDGSVTGPKRDLILANAGAAIYVAGEAESLAAGVERAAEAIDSGAAGEKFAALCGDGEPVEGGSGVTAEDDD; encoded by the coding sequence ATGAATCTCAACGACACGGTCGAGCGCGTGACGGACGGGGCGGATCTGACTGTCGAGGAGGCGCGCGAGGCCGCGCGGCTCGTCTTCGAGGACGCCACGGAGGCGCAGATCGGCGCGCTGCTCGCCGCGCTCCGCACGAAGGGCGAGACCGAGGCGGAGATCGCCGGGTTCGCGCAGGGGATGCGGGACGCCGCCCGAACGATCGAGCCGGACCGAGAGCCGCTCGTCGACACCTGCGGGACCGGCGGCGACGACTACGACACGATCAACGTGTCGACGACCGCCGCGATCGTCGCGGCGGGCGCGGGCGTGCCGATCGCCAAACACGGCAATTACTCGGTCTCCTCCTCCTCCGGGAGCGCCGACGTGCTGGAGGTCGCGGGGGCCGACGTCGAGGCCGAGCCCCCGGCCGTCGAGGCGGCGATCGAGTCGGACGGGATCGGGTTCATGCTCGCGCCCGTGTTCCACCCGGCGATGAAGGCCGTCATCGGCCCGCGAAAGGAACTGGGGATACGAACGATCTTCAACGTCCTCGGGCCGCTCACCAACCCCGCCGGGGCCGACGCGCAGGTGCTCGGCGTGTACGACCCGGACCTCGTGCCGGTGATCGCGCGGTCGCTCGCGCACATGCCGGTCGAGCGCGCGCTGGTCGTCCACGGCGCGGGGATGGACGAGATCGGGATCCACGACGACACGGTCGCCGCCGAGGTCGACGGCGAGGAGGTCACCGAGTTCACGATCGCGCCGGAGGACCTCGGACTCGACCGCGCGCCCATCGAGGCGGTCGCGGGCGGGACTCCCGAGGAGAACGCCGACGACCTGCGCGGGATCGTCGACGGCTCCGTCACGGGACCGAAGCGGGACCTGATCTTGGCGAACGCGGGCGCGGCCATCTACGTCGCCGGCGAGGCCGAGTCGCTCGCGGCGGGGGTCGAGCGCGCCGCCGAGGCGATCGACTCCGGCGCGGCCGGCGAGAAGTTCGCGGCGCTGTGCGGCGACGGCGAACCGGTCGAGGGGGGATCCGGCGTGACCGCGGAGGACGACGACTGA
- a CDS encoding NAD(P)/FAD-dependent oxidoreductase, with the protein MSDSYVIIGDGIAGASAAETLREEAPDADITVLTDEGESLYNRILIKEYAKGKLPEAPISIHQEDWYDDHDVDLRLNTVVVDIDVDADAVHTHEGETFEYDSLLLAIGGTPQQLPVENADADGIHHFWTFQDARRIKESVEDAEKAVIVGAGLLGIDFAAICGAQDVEAKYLMRGDNWWRYALSEEGAEIMHEAMRERGVEPVFGSGVDRFEVNDDGHVEAAVDPNGERYECDFAGVAIGLNFNTELVEDTPLETDDGIVVDEFMRTNVDNVYAAGDITTFNDLILGERAKNGSWGSAKEQGTVAARNMIDYGSEEFKWVSSYSITHFDFPFLSFGHPTLGDDSVEATTADGEWRRVALKDGKVVGGVLIGDLSPQSAFKQLMREGRDVSDHTDLLMEPGFAVDDLPASAEQ; encoded by the coding sequence ATGAGCGATTCGTACGTGATCATCGGTGACGGTATCGCGGGCGCGTCCGCGGCCGAGACGCTCCGCGAGGAAGCGCCGGACGCCGATATCACGGTTCTCACGGACGAGGGTGAGTCCCTCTACAACCGGATTCTGATCAAGGAGTACGCGAAGGGGAAACTCCCCGAGGCCCCGATCTCGATCCACCAGGAGGACTGGTACGACGACCACGACGTCGACCTCCGGCTCAACACGGTCGTCGTCGACATCGACGTCGACGCGGACGCGGTCCACACCCACGAGGGCGAGACGTTCGAGTACGACAGCCTCCTGCTCGCGATCGGCGGCACGCCCCAGCAGCTCCCGGTCGAGAACGCCGACGCCGACGGGATCCACCACTTCTGGACGTTCCAGGACGCCCGGCGGATCAAAGAGAGCGTCGAGGACGCCGAGAAGGCCGTCATCGTCGGCGCGGGCCTGCTCGGCATCGACTTCGCGGCCATCTGCGGCGCGCAGGACGTGGAGGCGAAGTACCTCATGCGCGGCGACAACTGGTGGCGCTACGCGCTCTCCGAGGAGGGCGCGGAGATCATGCACGAGGCGATGCGCGAGCGCGGCGTCGAGCCCGTCTTCGGCTCGGGCGTCGACCGCTTCGAGGTCAACGACGACGGCCACGTCGAGGCCGCGGTCGACCCGAACGGCGAGCGCTACGAGTGCGACTTCGCGGGCGTCGCCATCGGGCTGAATTTCAACACCGAACTGGTCGAGGACACGCCGCTGGAGACGGACGACGGCATCGTCGTCGACGAGTTCATGCGGACCAACGTCGACAACGTGTACGCCGCGGGCGACATCACCACGTTCAACGACCTCATCCTCGGCGAGCGGGCGAAGAACGGCTCGTGGGGGTCGGCCAAAGAGCAGGGGACCGTCGCCGCGCGCAACATGATCGACTACGGCAGCGAGGAGTTCAAGTGGGTCTCCTCGTACTCGATCACGCACTTCGACTTCCCGTTCCTCTCCTTTGGTCACCCGACGCTCGGCGACGACTCGGTGGAGGCGACCACCGCCGACGGCGAGTGGCGGCGCGTCGCGCTGAAGGACGGCAAGGTGGTCGGCGGCGTGCTCATCGGCGACCTCTCGCCGCAGTCCGCGTTCAAACAGCTGATGCGCGAGGGCCGCGACGTCAGCGACCACACGGACCTCCTCATGGAACCCGGCTTCGCCGTCGACGACCTTCCGGCCTCGGCCGAGCAGTAA
- a CDS encoding MogA/MoaB family molybdenum cofactor biosynthesis protein: protein MTDRGEQHDHGGDDGQGNDHSDGHDHGDHGDHGDGHDHGDHGDGHDHHHHDVDSVAVAVVTVSSSRSADEDPAGDYVAAAFEEAGHEVAVRELIPDDYDSVQGTVDRLARRKDTDAVVTTGGTGVTPDDVTPEAVRGLFAKRLPGFGELFRRLSHEEIGTRTIGSRATAGVVTTTPVFCLPGSENAARLGVDEVILPEIGHLVGLAGRGVDEPGEEEVEAEGEREAGEGKAEADETGDAA, encoded by the coding sequence ATGACTGACCGCGGCGAGCAGCACGACCACGGCGGCGACGACGGACAGGGGAACGACCACAGCGACGGCCACGACCACGGCGACCACGGCGACCACGGCGACGGTCACGACCACGGCGACCACGGCGACGGTCACGACCACCACCACCACGACGTCGACTCCGTCGCGGTGGCGGTCGTCACCGTGTCGTCGTCGCGGAGCGCGGACGAGGACCCGGCGGGCGACTACGTCGCGGCCGCCTTCGAGGAGGCGGGCCACGAGGTCGCCGTCCGCGAGCTGATACCGGACGACTACGACAGCGTCCAGGGGACGGTCGACAGGCTGGCCCGACGCAAGGACACGGACGCGGTGGTCACCACCGGCGGCACGGGCGTCACGCCCGACGACGTGACGCCGGAGGCGGTCCGCGGGCTGTTCGCGAAGCGGCTCCCCGGGTTCGGCGAGCTGTTCCGCCGGCTCTCTCACGAGGAGATCGGGACGCGGACGATCGGGTCGCGCGCGACCGCCGGGGTCGTCACCACGACTCCGGTGTTCTGTCTCCCCGGCTCCGAGAACGCGGCCCGACTCGGCGTCGACGAGGTGATCCTGCCCGAGATCGGCCACCTCGTCGGCCTCGCCGGTCGAGGGGTCGACGAACCCGGCGAGGAAGAAGTGGAAGCCGAGGGAGAGAGGGAGGCTGGAGAGGGGAAAGCGGAAGCGGACGAGACCGGCGACGCCGCCTGA
- a CDS encoding DUF7124 domain-containing protein: MDSGGSTDMTLAFELEALKALADPNAVFSNARQWTEYVGVVSEKPTYVVTNFTRKHRVRQDFFSGPRGVEESLENISGQFDTDRHVFVGVDEEDEAVAEATGWEFLHVEDAAEAAGWTLTTGEPEDEAAEEQTRDDWP, from the coding sequence ATGGACAGCGGCGGATCCACCGACATGACGCTGGCGTTCGAGCTGGAAGCGCTGAAGGCGCTCGCGGACCCCAACGCGGTGTTCAGCAACGCCCGACAGTGGACCGAGTACGTCGGCGTCGTCAGCGAGAAGCCCACCTACGTCGTCACGAACTTCACGCGGAAACACCGCGTGCGACAGGACTTCTTCTCCGGGCCGCGCGGCGTCGAGGAGAGCTTGGAGAACATCAGCGGCCAGTTCGACACGGACCGGCACGTCTTCGTCGGCGTCGACGAGGAGGATGAGGCCGTCGCCGAGGCGACCGGCTGGGAGTTCCTCCACGTCGAGGACGCCGCCGAGGCGGCCGGCTGGACGCTCACGACCGGCGAACCCGAGGACGAGGCGGCCGAGGAGCAGACCCGCGACGACTGGCCCTGA
- a CDS encoding GNAT family N-acetyltransferase has protein sequence MEYALVCRPGEGATLRLDYRAFAYAGKFVVGAPGKSVIRTPDGGPAAPDWTPDEPLPETVDPDAFDEDVIAAVSFSPDRTDPDCCRLRYVTVHAARRGEGIGPRLIDGTVADLADAGFDRVKIAVNNPFAYEACHKCGFAYTGERTGLAELELERPAATPARADPERYREGMTAFRETDGELSRAERRFVAERAERGPPG, from the coding sequence ATGGAGTACGCGCTCGTGTGTCGACCGGGCGAGGGAGCGACCCTGCGGCTCGACTACCGGGCGTTCGCGTACGCCGGGAAGTTCGTCGTCGGCGCGCCGGGCAAGTCGGTGATCCGGACGCCGGACGGTGGCCCGGCCGCGCCCGACTGGACGCCGGACGAGCCGCTGCCGGAGACGGTCGACCCCGACGCGTTCGACGAGGACGTGATCGCGGCCGTCTCCTTCTCGCCAGACCGGACCGACCCGGACTGCTGCCGGCTGCGGTACGTCACCGTCCACGCCGCGCGCCGCGGCGAGGGGATCGGACCGCGGCTGATCGACGGGACCGTCGCGGACCTGGCCGACGCCGGCTTCGACCGGGTGAAGATCGCCGTGAACAACCCGTTCGCCTACGAGGCGTGCCACAAGTGCGGCTTCGCGTACACCGGGGAGCGCACGGGACTGGCGGAGTTGGAACTCGAACGCCCTGCCGCGACGCCCGCCCGCGCGGACCCCGAGCGGTACCGCGAGGGAATGACTGCGTTCCGCGAGACCGACGGCGAACTGAGCCGCGCCGAGCGCCGGTTCGTCGCCGAGCGAGCGGAGCGCGGGCCGCCGGGCTGA
- a CDS encoding DUF1684 domain-containing protein, with protein MATSEGGDDWAAQVEAQRRAKIQQFRDSARSPLPVSMRGDAFPGLDYFEPDPAYRFELPLHEHDETETVTVETTADGEQTYRRWGEFRFEVDGEPVTLQAYRPAGGEDRLWVPFRDATSGDETYGAGRYLDLEPDRDRVDGEWVVDFNVAYNPTCAYNHAYECPLVPGENWLDVPIRAGERDFPGEPAGADH; from the coding sequence ATGGCAACGAGCGAGGGCGGCGACGACTGGGCGGCGCAGGTGGAGGCACAGCGACGAGCGAAGATCCAACAGTTCCGCGACTCGGCGCGGTCGCCGCTGCCGGTCTCGATGCGCGGCGACGCGTTCCCCGGGCTCGACTACTTCGAGCCGGACCCGGCGTACCGGTTCGAACTTCCGCTCCACGAGCACGACGAGACGGAGACGGTGACCGTCGAGACGACGGCGGACGGCGAGCAGACGTACCGCCGCTGGGGCGAGTTCCGCTTCGAGGTCGACGGCGAGCCGGTGACGCTTCAGGCGTACCGCCCGGCGGGCGGCGAGGACCGGCTCTGGGTGCCGTTCCGCGACGCGACCAGCGGCGACGAGACGTACGGGGCGGGCCGGTACCTCGACCTGGAGCCCGACCGCGACCGCGTCGACGGCGAGTGGGTGGTGGACTTCAACGTCGCGTACAACCCCACGTGCGCGTACAACCACGCCTACGAGTGCCCGCTCGTGCCGGGCGAGAACTGGCTCGACGTCCCGATCCGGGCCGGCGAGAGGGACTTCCCCGGGGAGCCGGCCGGCGCGGACCACTGA
- a CDS encoding universal stress protein, with translation MNGSDADGGSARKGGTPNGGARGGSSDSTASGGSAAAADPLAVGDSVIGPAVDDASDVPAAADVTLNGAERAERPDRVSSVLVAVGPGPHSGATVDAARKIAAATGAWLELFHVVPSDAALADAGPSDDATGTAVAPDDASDTDYAAAGERLLDAAESRLGGFDRADRWLVEDRTAAGAIVEQSPYYDLVVVGAPTTGTVGRFVFGSTTDTVVGDAEVPVVVVEADGSTALDAE, from the coding sequence ATGAACGGGAGCGACGCCGACGGCGGGAGCGCCCGGAAGGGCGGAACCCCGAACGGCGGTGCTCGCGGCGGATCGAGCGACTCGACGGCGAGCGGCGGGTCCGCCGCTGCCGCCGATCCGCTCGCGGTCGGCGACTCAGTGATCGGACCCGCGGTCGACGACGCGAGCGACGTCCCGGCCGCGGCCGACGTGACGCTGAACGGCGCGGAGCGGGCGGAGCGGCCCGACCGCGTCTCCTCGGTCCTCGTCGCCGTCGGTCCCGGGCCCCACTCCGGAGCCACCGTCGACGCCGCGAGAAAGATCGCGGCCGCGACGGGCGCGTGGCTCGAACTGTTTCACGTCGTCCCCTCCGACGCGGCGCTCGCCGACGCCGGCCCGAGCGACGACGCGACCGGAACCGCCGTCGCCCCGGACGACGCGAGCGACACCGACTACGCCGCGGCCGGCGAGCGACTCCTCGACGCGGCCGAGTCGCGCCTCGGCGGCTTCGACCGCGCCGACCGGTGGCTCGTCGAGGACCGGACCGCGGCGGGCGCGATCGTCGAGCAGTCCCCCTACTACGACCTGGTCGTCGTCGGCGCGCCCACGACCGGGACGGTCGGCCGGTTCGTCTTCGGCTCCACGACCGACACGGTCGTCGGCGACGCCGAGGTCCCGGTCGTCGTCGTCGAGGCCGACGGGTCGACCGCGCTCGACGCTGAGTAG